The sequence ACGGGGTATCCGCCGGCGTGGTCAGACCGGGCGTGGACTCCGGCTTCTTCAGCCCCGGACCGGTAGCGGGAAACGGCGGATATGCGGTCTCGGCCGGAGCGCTCTGGCCGTACAAGGGGCACGACCTCGCGATCACGGCGGCTGCCGGGGCGGGCCTGCGCGAGTTCGTAATAGTCGCCGACAGGGAGTATCCGGGCTTCCGGGAGACGCTCGAGAAGCTGGCGGCCTCCTCGGGCACGCGCCTCCTGATCCTCCGGGGCATAGACGACAGGGAGCTGCTCTCGATCTACAGGTCGGCCGCGGTGGTGATCTGCTGCCAGAAGTCCGAACCCTACGGGCTGGTGCCCCTCGAGGCCATGGCCTGCGGCAGGCCGGTCGTGGCAGTGCGGGAGGGCGGCTTCGTCGAGAACATCGAGGACGGGGTCACCGGCATCCTCGTAGAGAGGAGTGTCGAGGCCGTGGCGTCGGCAGTGGCCTCGGTGACGGCGGACCGGGCTCTCGCGGCCTCTCTGGGATCTGCTGGCAGGGCGTTCGTGGAGGCGCGGAGGACGGTGGATCTCGCTGCCCTCGCCCTTGCGGATCAGATCGAGGCGGTCATCCGGCGCAGCCGCTCTGCCCGCGCCACCGGCCCGGCTTCCCCCTGACACCGTCCCGCCAGGCCTCCCACAGGACCGGGACGAGCCCCGACCGGCCGGAGAGCGGGAAGATGACCGACTTGGCCGCCACCACGGCCGAGGCGTAGAGGTGGAAGACGAGCCTCCCCATCGGGCCGAGCACGTCCCTCGCGAGGAGGAAGCGGTTCCTGAACGGGTAGTAGATCGCCACGGGCGATCCGGGGCCCCCGCTGCACGCCGCGACCTCGTGCAGCACCTCCGCGGAGGGCACGAGGAACACCCTCCCCCCGGCCCGCTTCAGCCTCAGGCAGAACTCCACGTCCTCCCAGTACATGAAGTAGTCGGACCTGAACCCGCCCATCGCCGCGAACACGCCGGCCCTGACCATCATCGCGCATCCGGTCGCGAAGTCGGTCTCGACCGGGCCGGCAGGCAGGCAGGTCCTGGGAGTGTCGTACCTCTGATCTAGCAGCATGCGCGCCGGCATGAACCGGCCTCCGGCGCTCCAGACCCGCGAGGGATCGGCCATGTAGAAGACGGGGGCGGATGCCACGGATGCCTCGGGATGAGCCTCGAGGAAGTCGGCGAGGATCCGTATGGCCGTGGGCGAGACGACCGCGTCGGTGTTGAGCAGGAAGACGTAGTCTGCCTCTCCTTCTCCCAGCATGGCGAATGCCCGGTTGTTGCCCTCGGCGAACCCGCTGTTCCGGTCAAGGGCGGCGAACCTGAGCCCGGGCGCTTCGCGCACCCAGGAGGGGGGAGGGGACGGACTCGCGTTGTCGACCATCAGAGACAGGAGGTCGACACCCTCGGAGGCCGACAGCGAGTCCAGGCAGCGCCTGGCCAGATCCCACTGACCGTAGTTCACAAGCAAGACCGCGATCTTCAAGAGTTCCGCCTTTCCCGGCTAATATCTCACGCCCCCCGCGCCTGTCCAGCAGTTTCGGGCTATGCCCCCCGCCGTGCGAGCGCTTATCTTCCACGGGCATTTCACATCAGGAAGGCACCGATTTGAAGAAGGTCCTGATCACCGGCGGAGCCGGCTTCATCGGCTCGCATCTCGCCGATCTGCTTCTCGAAAGCGGATACTGCGTGAGGGCGCTGGACTGCCTCGACCCCCAGGTGCACGGCCGGGATGCGCGGAGGCCGTCATACCTGGCGGACGAGGTCGAACTGGCGATGGGCGACGTGCGCGATGCAGGCGCAGTTTCCTCCGCCCTCGAGGGCTGCTCGCACCTGGTCCACTTCGCGGCCGCCGTGGGAGTCGGCCAGTCGATGTACGAGATCGCGAGGTACACCTCCGTGAACTCGCTGGGGGCGGCCGTGGTCCTCGAGGCGGTCTCGAAGAGCCGCGGCATCGAGGGGATGGTGGTGGCCAGCTCGATGTCCATCTACGGCGAGGGGCTGTACCGGTGCCCCGCCTGCGGCGACGCCGAACCCGGGCTGAGGTCGCGCGGCGACATGGCGGCCGGGCGGTGGGAACCCCTCTGTCCCGCATGCGGATCCGCCTGCGAGGCCGTTCCGACGCCCGAGACCAAGACGCTGGCCCCGACCTCGGTGTACGCGGTCAACAAGAGGGATCACGAGGAGCTCTTCCTGTCGGTCGGGGCGGCCTACGGGATACCCGCCACCGCGCTCAGGTTCTTCAACGTCTACGGCGACAGGCAGGCCCTCTCCAATCCCTACACCGGGGTCGCCGCGATCTTCGCCTCCAGGCTGCTGAACGGGAACAGGCCCATCGTCTTCGAGGACGGCCTGCAGAGCAGGGACTTCACCCACGTCAGCGACGTGGCCAGGGCCTGCCTGCTGGCGCTCCGGAAGGCTCCGGGCGGAGCGGTCAACGTGGGCACCGGCCGACCCACGCCGGTCATCGAGATCGCCCGCATCCTCGACAGGGCCCTGGGCACCGGGCTGGAACCGGAAGTGACCGGGGAGTTCAGGGCGGGAGACATAAGACACTGCTACGCTGACGTTTCCAGGGCCTCGCGCGAACTGGGCTTCTCGGCCTCCGTACCTCTCGAGGAGGGCATGGCCGGCCTCGCTTCATGGCTCTCCACGCAGCACTCCGTGGACATGTCCGAGAGCGCCGCGCTCGAACTGAGGTCGAGAGGTCTGGCCAGGTGAAGAGGATCCTGCTCGACGGACGGGCGCTGCAACCCGGGATCGACGGGATCGGGCGCTTCGTGATCTCCGTTTCGGGCAGGCTCCGGTCCCTGAGGCCGAACTGGGATCTCACGCTGCTGGTCTCCCCGGGTTCGGCCCGGCATTTCGAGAACAGGGACGGCCTGCGCGTGATCGAGTCCCGGGTCGCCAGATTCCGGCCCCGGGAGAAGCGCTGCCTGTCACAGCTCGTCCGTGGGATCGCACCCGATGCCTGCCTCAACTTCTCCTTCACGGGCCCTCTCTGGGACGGGCGAAACGGACCGCTCTGCCCCACATCCTTCGTGGTCCACGACACGATGGTCCTGGAGATGAAGGGGTACTTCGGCGCCGGCCCGATCCAGGACGCCCTCAAGAGGATGCGCTGCAGGAACCTGTTCCGGGTCTCCCTGTCCGGCTCGGCCGCCCTCGCAGTCCCCACGCGCAGCGTGATGGACGACCTGTGCAGGCTTTATCCCGAGGCGGAGGAGAAGATCACGGTGGTGTACGAGGGCCAGGACCTGTTCGACCCCGCCGCGCCGGCCGGCCTGCGGGAGGGCGGTTTCCTCCTGTACGTCGGCAATGCGAGGCTCTACAAGAACCTGCCGAGGCTCCTGGCGGCATATGAGAAGGCGTCGGGCGCACCGGACCTCGTCATGGTCGTGAGGCACGACCGGGAGTACCCGGCCTTCGAGCGGGTCCTGCAGCGTTCGGGCGCCCGGGGGAGGATAAGGGTCCTGAGCGCGGTGCCGGACGAGGAGCTGACCCGGCTCTACCGGTCGTGCACGGCCTTCGTCTCGCCCTCCGTCCGTGAGGGGTTCGGCCTGCCCGTGCTCGAGGCGATGGCCGCCGGCTGCCCGGTGATCGCCAGCCGGGGAACGGCTCTGGAGGAGGTGGCCGGAGACGGCGCACTCCTGGTCGATCCGACCGATGTGGACGCCATGGCGGGAGCCATCACGGAGATCTGCGGAAACCCCGGCATGAGGGCCGAGCTGTCGGCCAGGGCATCCTCCCGCGCCGCCCTGTTCGGCTGGGACTCCACGGCTGGGAGGATCGCGGAGATGATAGAAGGAACGATGAAGCCATGAAGACTGCCGTCGTCAACGCCCCGTTCCTCGGGGGGAGGTTCTCCAGGACATCGAGATCCCCGGCCATCCTGAAGAGCGGAACCCTCTACTGGCCGTTCTGGCTGGCCCACGGAACGGGGGCGCTCGAGCAGGCCGGATTCGAGACGCTCTTCCTCGACTGCCCGGCTCAGGGCATCGGCGAGGACGAGATGCTCCGCAGGGTCTCCGAGGCATCCCCCGGGCTGATCGCGGTGGACACCTCCACGGCAGCGATATACAGCGATCTCAGGCTGGCCTCGGCCCTGAAGGCGGGGAACCCCGGCGCCCGGGTGTTCCTGCTCGGCACCCATGCGAGCGCGCTGCCGGAGGAATGCCTCAGGCTCGCCCCCTCGCTGGACGGAGTGGTCCTCGGCGAATACGACCGCACCCTGGTCGAGCTGGCGCAGGCGGTCGACGGGGGGGGCGGTTTCGACGCCATACCCGGCCTCTGCCTCAACCGCGACATGGATTTCCACCGCACTCCCGCCCGGGAGCCGATCCGCGACCTCGACTCGCTTCCCTTCCTCGCCGACGTATACCGGAGGCATCTCAGGCCCGGGGACTACTTCTTCGCGGCTGCCAGATATCCGAGCGTGATGACGATCACCAGCAGGGGGTGCCCCTGCAGGTGCTCGTTCTGCCTGTGGCCGCAGGTCCTGCACCGCGGCCTGTACCGCACCAGGACCCCCGGGCACGTGGCCGAGGAGTTCCTGCTGTTCAGGGAGTACTTCCCGCAGATCCAGGAGATCGTCGTCGAGGACGACACGTTCTCGGCCGACAGCAGGCGTGTGGAGGCCGTGGCCGACGCGCTGATCGCCGCCGGGAACCGCCTCCCCTGGACGGCCAACACCAGGGCCACGATCACCCTCGAGGCCATGCGGAAGATGAAGGCCGCGGGCTGCAGGCTGATAATCGTGGGCT is a genomic window of Candidatus Fermentibacter sp. containing:
- a CDS encoding glycosyltransferase family 4 protein, producing MKLHVFHNLPSGGGARALSSVLPHLRERFEVVIHAPEGSAPVCDGTAGIRTWPFPEGARIPRTARLLGPLPYLRRLSAFDALCRRIADSIDDSGADCVLVHNSMYVAAPPLLSHLRTPSLYYCYEFPRHIHDGDLIRRSGSRVAEAALVPLTRREGRMDSAAVSHAGSVATLSSYMAGRLAGIYGVSAGVVRPGVDSGFFSPGPVAGNGGYAVSAGALWPYKGHDLAITAAAGAGLREFVIVADREYPGFRETLEKLAASSGTRLLILRGIDDRELLSIYRSAAVVICCQKSEPYGLVPLEAMACGRPVVAVREGGFVENIEDGVTGILVERSVEAVASAVASVTADRALAASLGSAGRAFVEARRTVDLAALALADQIEAVIRRSRSARATGPASP
- a CDS encoding glycosyltransferase family 2 protein gives rise to the protein MKIAVLLVNYGQWDLARRCLDSLSASEGVDLLSLMVDNASPSPPPSWVREAPGLRFAALDRNSGFAEGNNRAFAMLGEGEADYVFLLNTDAVVSPTAIRILADFLEAHPEASVASAPVFYMADPSRVWSAGGRFMPARMLLDQRYDTPRTCLPAGPVETDFATGCAMMVRAGVFAAMGGFRSDYFMYWEDVEFCLRLKRAGGRVFLVPSAEVLHEVAACSGGPGSPVAIYYPFRNRFLLARDVLGPMGRLVFHLYASAVVAAKSVIFPLSGRSGLVPVLWEAWRDGVRGKPGRWRGQSGCAG
- a CDS encoding glycosyltransferase family 1 protein; translation: MKRILLDGRALQPGIDGIGRFVISVSGRLRSLRPNWDLTLLVSPGSARHFENRDGLRVIESRVARFRPREKRCLSQLVRGIAPDACLNFSFTGPLWDGRNGPLCPTSFVVHDTMVLEMKGYFGAGPIQDALKRMRCRNLFRVSLSGSAALAVPTRSVMDDLCRLYPEAEEKITVVYEGQDLFDPAAPAGLREGGFLLYVGNARLYKNLPRLLAAYEKASGAPDLVMVVRHDREYPAFERVLQRSGARGRIRVLSAVPDEELTRLYRSCTAFVSPSVREGFGLPVLEAMAAGCPVIASRGTALEEVAGDGALLVDPTDVDAMAGAITEICGNPGMRAELSARASSRAALFGWDSTAGRIAEMIEGTMKP
- a CDS encoding NAD-dependent epimerase/dehydratase family protein gives rise to the protein MKKVLITGGAGFIGSHLADLLLESGYCVRALDCLDPQVHGRDARRPSYLADEVELAMGDVRDAGAVSSALEGCSHLVHFAAAVGVGQSMYEIARYTSVNSLGAAVVLEAVSKSRGIEGMVVASSMSIYGEGLYRCPACGDAEPGLRSRGDMAAGRWEPLCPACGSACEAVPTPETKTLAPTSVYAVNKRDHEELFLSVGAAYGIPATALRFFNVYGDRQALSNPYTGVAAIFASRLLNGNRPIVFEDGLQSRDFTHVSDVARACLLALRKAPGGAVNVGTGRPTPVIEIARILDRALGTGLEPEVTGEFRAGDIRHCYADVSRASRELGFSASVPLEEGMAGLASWLSTQHSVDMSESAALELRSRGLAR
- a CDS encoding radical SAM protein, with translation MKTAVVNAPFLGGRFSRTSRSPAILKSGTLYWPFWLAHGTGALEQAGFETLFLDCPAQGIGEDEMLRRVSEASPGLIAVDTSTAAIYSDLRLASALKAGNPGARVFLLGTHASALPEECLRLAPSLDGVVLGEYDRTLVELAQAVDGGGGFDAIPGLCLNRDMDFHRTPAREPIRDLDSLPFLADVYRRHLRPGDYFFAAARYPSVMTITSRGCPCRCSFCLWPQVLHRGLYRTRTPGHVAEEFLLFREYFPQIQEIVVEDDTFSADSRRVEAVADALIAAGNRLPWTANTRATITLEAMRKMKAAGCRLIIVGYESGSQEILDRVTKGTTIGQNLEFAERARRAGLLVHGCFMAGNPGETPDTLEATLSMAMRLRPDTAQFFPIMAYPGTKIYEEYDRQGMLRTRDFRQWVTPEGLHDCVVDLPGLSSRDLVDWCDGARRRFYLRPSYLLYKGIQCLRHPLTEGRRTMKAFGTFRKHLFRNSRAARG